A portion of the Cellulophaga algicola DSM 14237 genome contains these proteins:
- a CDS encoding metal ABC transporter ATP-binding protein has protein sequence MTNIAVKVDDLTVAYNYKPVLWDIDLEIPEGVLMAIVGPNGAGKSTLIKSILGILKPLAGSVTIYGKPYNKQRSLVAYVPQKGSVDWDFPTTALDVVMMGTYGSLGWIKRPGQKEKKSALEALEKVGMLAFQSRQINQLSGGQQQRIFLARALVQDAAIYFMDEPFQGVDATTEIAIINILKELRKANKTVIVVHHDLQTVPEYFDWVTFLNVKKIATGPVKDIFNDDNLTKTYGINFKVSVQE, from the coding sequence ATGACAAACATAGCCGTAAAAGTAGATGATTTAACAGTGGCTTATAACTACAAGCCTGTACTTTGGGATATCGATTTAGAAATCCCCGAAGGTGTGCTTATGGCTATAGTTGGGCCCAATGGCGCAGGTAAATCTACCTTAATAAAATCTATTTTAGGAATTCTAAAACCTTTAGCGGGTAGCGTTACCATTTATGGCAAACCCTACAACAAGCAACGCTCTTTAGTGGCCTACGTACCACAAAAAGGGAGTGTAGATTGGGATTTTCCTACCACCGCATTAGATGTGGTTATGATGGGTACCTATGGTAGCCTAGGATGGATCAAACGTCCAGGACAAAAAGAAAAGAAATCGGCCTTAGAGGCCTTAGAAAAAGTAGGGATGCTTGCTTTTCAAAGCCGACAAATTAATCAGCTTTCAGGCGGGCAACAGCAACGGATATTTTTAGCACGCGCTTTAGTACAAGATGCTGCTATCTATTTCATGGATGAGCCTTTTCAAGGGGTAGATGCAACTACAGAAATTGCCATTATCAACATCCTAAAAGAACTGCGTAAAGCCAATAAAACCGTAATTGTAGTACATCACGATTTGCAAACCGTACCCGAATATTTTGATTGGGTGACTTTTTTAAACGTAAAGAAAATTGCCACAGGCCCCGTAAAAGATATTTTTAATGATGATAATTTAACCAAAACCTACGGCATTAATTTTAAAGTTAGTGTGCAGGAATAG
- a CDS encoding PIN domain-containing protein, with protein sequence MKRISSVLLDNSFCMRLLKSDDEFHQNAKDYFEYFLENGIEMYLSTIVVSEYAVGDNPDNLLSLNAFRLLEFDYADAKIAGGFFLELKGNETLRESEQRKVIINDIKLFSQIHNRKIEAYITKDRKSLGKMIEPLGKSHNLKFEFIDLTIPLNDKLGRLF encoded by the coding sequence ATGAAGAGAATAAGTAGTGTTCTTTTAGATAATTCTTTTTGTATGCGATTATTGAAATCGGATGATGAGTTTCACCAAAATGCAAAAGATTATTTTGAATACTTTCTTGAAAATGGAATAGAAATGTATCTCTCCACTATTGTAGTTAGTGAATATGCTGTTGGAGATAACCCAGATAATTTACTTTCACTTAATGCATTTAGATTATTAGAATTTGATTATGCAGATGCTAAAATTGCAGGTGGCTTTTTTTTAGAACTCAAAGGAAATGAAACATTAAGGGAATCCGAGCAAAGAAAAGTTATAATCAACGATATTAAGTTATTCTCTCAAATTCATAATAGGAAAATTGAGGCTTATATCACAAAAGATAGAAAATCGTTAGGGAAAATGATTGAGCCTTTGGGAAAATCACATAATTTAAAATTTGAGTTTATTGATTTAACCATTCCTCTTAATGATAAATTAGGAAGATTGTTTTAA
- a CDS encoding DUF3592 domain-containing protein: protein MPMTIPLKFIITTLLFISFTLPVAAQEIDPSWVEIEATITEIHKSIGRRGRTNAFADVTFTTKKEEAIQTRVEILAIPIYGSVKSAGDIITIYYNPETPQIAASQNVSFFNTYGLYILIAIGVVISAMRIIKLKKSYTEK, encoded by the coding sequence ATGCCCATGACAATTCCTTTAAAATTTATAATAACTACTTTACTATTCATAAGCTTTACACTGCCTGTAGCAGCACAAGAAATAGATCCTAGTTGGGTAGAAATAGAAGCCACAATTACAGAAATTCATAAAAGTATTGGGCGCAGAGGTAGAACAAACGCTTTTGCAGATGTGACCTTTACCACAAAAAAAGAAGAAGCCATCCAGACCAGAGTAGAGATTCTAGCCATTCCCATCTATGGTTCTGTAAAATCTGCTGGTGATATAATTACAATTTATTACAATCCAGAGACACCCCAGATTGCTGCATCACAAAATGTATCCTTTTTTAATACTTACGGATTATACATTTTAATTGCAATCGGTGTTGTGATTAGTGCCATGCGGATTATTAAACTAAAGAAAAGTTATACAGAAAAATAA
- a CDS encoding sensor histidine kinase, with translation MNNRFFNMPINNKVLLPVLHVLAWFILFSLPYFLLTLDATQDQVLLKTFIRSWVHLFFYGIIFYINYLYLIDKLLFSNKLLQFIGINVIIIGVSILLREHLKAFYFDQWLDLNSEETRKMPRKEMSIYFNIIATIVPIAFAVALKTTERWVKIEKATKEAATLKLQTEIQHLRYQLQPHFFFNSLNNIYSLVDVAPEQAKSTLHSLSKLMRYLLYETNTSVIALSKEIDFLKKYIDLMELRTSDKTKISYSFPVEETQIQIAPLLFISLIENAFKHGVSATQESEIKISLTTQDNLVIFKIENTNFPKTTTDKSGSGIGLQNLKKGLALLYADKYTFETQLKDGIYSVDLRIET, from the coding sequence ATGAATAATAGATTTTTTAATATGCCCATAAATAATAAAGTACTACTACCTGTATTGCATGTTCTGGCATGGTTTATCTTGTTTAGTTTGCCTTATTTTTTACTTACGCTAGATGCTACACAAGATCAAGTGTTGTTAAAGACTTTTATACGCTCTTGGGTGCACTTGTTTTTCTATGGGATTATATTTTATATCAATTACCTGTATCTTATTGATAAGCTTTTGTTCTCCAATAAATTGCTTCAATTTATTGGCATTAACGTGATTATTATCGGGGTTTCTATTTTGTTGAGAGAACACTTAAAAGCTTTTTATTTTGACCAATGGCTGGACCTTAATAGCGAAGAGACTAGAAAAATGCCACGTAAAGAAATGTCAATCTATTTTAATATTATAGCTACCATCGTTCCTATAGCCTTCGCTGTAGCTTTAAAAACTACGGAGCGCTGGGTGAAGATAGAAAAAGCAACTAAAGAGGCGGCAACTTTAAAATTACAAACAGAGATTCAGCATTTGCGCTACCAATTACAGCCGCATTTCTTCTTTAATTCTTTAAATAATATATATTCTTTGGTAGACGTTGCACCAGAGCAAGCCAAATCTACCTTACATAGTTTAAGTAAGTTGATGCGTTACTTGTTGTATGAAACAAATACTAGTGTAATTGCTTTGAGTAAGGAAATAGATTTTTTGAAGAAGTATATAGATTTGATGGAGTTACGTACCTCAGATAAAACAAAGATTAGTTATAGTTTTCCGGTGGAAGAAACACAAATACAAATAGCGCCTTTGTTATTTATATCGCTTATAGAAAATGCCTTTAAACACGGAGTTTCGGCAACCCAAGAAAGTGAGATTAAAATAAGCTTGACTACTCAAGATAATTTGGTTATTTTTAAAATTGAGAATACAAATTTTCCTAAAACGACGACGGATAAAAGTGGTTCGGGGATAGGCTTACAGAACCTAAAGAAAGGTTTGGCACTTTTGTATGCCGATAAATATACTTTTGAGACGCAATTAAAGGATGGTATTTATAGTGTAGATTTAAGAATAGAAACCTAA
- a CDS encoding metal ABC transporter permease: MDPLEYIELVFTDYTLRTITLGTAILGAVCGMLGSFAVLRKQSLLGDAISHAALPGIAIAFLITGTKDSSVLLIGALISGLLGTFWIRGITTKTHLKSDTALGLILSLFFGFGMLLLTFIQKQPNANQAGLDKYLFGQAATLVESDVWLMAIVTGICLIILLLFWKEFKILLFDADYTKTLGFNTKFIDILITTFIVLAIVLGLQTVGVVLMSAMLLAPAAAARQWTNSLSFMVILAAIFGAFAGVFGTAISASQTNLSTGPVIVIVAGVFVLFSFIFSPSRGLLFKQIRIIKNRRDLELHKTLAFMYHIAETHDNISHPHAIKILNNFQGYTTKTLKELVQKNYVTIKGNMWSLTDEGFNVASNLYNQQNAKDE; encoded by the coding sequence ATAGACCCATTAGAATACATAGAACTTGTCTTTACAGATTATACCCTGAGAACCATTACGTTAGGGACTGCCATTTTAGGAGCTGTATGTGGCATGCTCGGTAGTTTTGCCGTCCTTAGAAAGCAAAGTCTATTAGGAGATGCCATCTCACACGCCGCATTGCCCGGTATTGCTATTGCATTTCTAATCACAGGAACAAAAGACAGTAGCGTGTTGTTAATCGGAGCACTGATCAGCGGACTCTTAGGTACATTTTGGATTCGTGGAATTACCACAAAAACGCATTTAAAATCAGACACCGCATTAGGGTTAATATTATCCCTCTTTTTTGGATTTGGAATGTTGCTCCTTACTTTTATTCAAAAGCAACCCAATGCCAACCAAGCGGGTTTAGATAAATACCTTTTTGGGCAAGCAGCAACACTCGTAGAAAGCGATGTTTGGCTTATGGCTATCGTAACCGGTATCTGCCTAATTATTTTACTTCTCTTCTGGAAAGAATTTAAAATCTTATTATTTGATGCCGATTATACCAAAACGCTAGGTTTCAATACAAAATTTATAGATATCTTAATTACCACATTTATTGTGCTCGCTATTGTATTAGGCCTGCAAACGGTGGGTGTAGTTCTTATGAGCGCTATGCTCCTAGCTCCTGCCGCTGCTGCAAGACAATGGACCAATAGTTTGAGTTTTATGGTGATTCTCGCAGCAATTTTTGGTGCGTTTGCTGGTGTTTTTGGTACGGCAATTAGTGCTAGCCAAACCAACCTTTCTACCGGACCGGTAATTGTTATTGTAGCCGGTGTATTTGTACTATTTTCTTTTATCTTTTCTCCAAGCCGTGGCTTACTTTTTAAACAAATACGAATTATTAAAAACAGACGTGATTTAGAGTTACACAAAACCTTAGCTTTCATGTATCATATAGCGGAAACTCACGATAATATTTCGCACCCACATGCCATTAAAATATTAAATAATTTTCAAGGATATACCACTAAGACTCTAAAGGAATTAGTGCAAAAAAATTATGTGACCATCAAAGGGAACATGTGGAGTTTAACAGATGAAGGCTTTAACGTAGCATCTAATTTATACAACCAACAAAACGCTAAAGATGAGTAG
- a CDS encoding ABC transporter ATP-binding protein — protein MKKIAIQIDDLKREFKMGDEVVHALRGVSFTIEEGEFVTIMGTSGSGKSTMLNTLGCLDQPTSGSYKIDGVSVKELDKDQLAKIRNEKIGFIFQSYNLLPRTTALENVELPLLYNSSVSTEERKERALEALGKVGLSERLHHTPSQLSGGQQQRVAIARSLVNNPIVLLADEATGNLDTRTSYEIIALFQELNRQGKTIIFVTHEPDIASFSTRTIVLKDGQIIKDEKNTNIKNAKEELAAIPKED, from the coding sequence ATGAAAAAGATAGCCATACAAATAGATGATTTAAAAAGAGAATTTAAAATGGGGGATGAGGTTGTTCATGCCCTAAGAGGAGTTTCTTTTACGATAGAAGAAGGAGAATTTGTTACCATTATGGGAACAAGTGGCTCAGGAAAAAGTACCATGCTTAATACCTTAGGCTGTTTAGACCAACCTACATCAGGAAGTTATAAGATAGATGGGGTATCGGTAAAGGAATTGGACAAAGATCAACTGGCTAAAATTAGAAATGAAAAAATAGGTTTCATTTTTCAGTCCTACAATCTCTTACCACGAACAACGGCTTTAGAGAACGTAGAATTGCCATTGCTATACAATTCATCTGTATCAACAGAAGAACGCAAAGAAAGAGCCTTAGAGGCCTTAGGAAAAGTAGGTTTGTCAGAACGGTTGCACCACACACCTTCACAATTATCAGGAGGGCAACAGCAACGTGTAGCTATAGCCAGATCATTAGTGAATAATCCTATTGTATTATTAGCAGATGAGGCCACGGGAAATTTAGATACCCGCACTTCCTATGAGATTATTGCACTTTTTCAAGAACTGAATCGCCAAGGGAAAACCATCATTTTTGTAACTCACGAGCCAGATATCGCCTCTTTTAGTACGCGTACCATTGTATTAAAAGATGGGCAGATTATAAAAGACGAAAAGAATACCAACATTAAGAATGCTAAAGAAGAATTAGCAGCCATCCCAAAAGAAGACTGA
- a CDS encoding metal-dependent transcriptional regulator — translation MSVAVENFVKAVYKNAKRTNDTKPGIIAKELGISNAAATDMAKKLALKDLLHYQKYQKLKLTDKGNKMALNVIRKHRLWESLLFKMFDMSLHDIHREAELLEHQTSDLLANKMSEYLGNPQFDPHGDPIPDENGIITTTDTSITLSKAIEGKTYIISRLMSDDKEFFDFCAQHGLKYGNAIAVSKQFINNKMTQIIVNNNTILLNEDFSTIIYVNEN, via the coding sequence ATGTCTGTAGCTGTTGAGAACTTTGTAAAGGCCGTATATAAAAATGCGAAGCGTACCAATGATACCAAACCCGGTATCATTGCAAAAGAATTGGGTATTTCTAATGCTGCAGCAACAGATATGGCTAAGAAATTGGCGCTAAAAGATTTGTTGCATTACCAGAAGTACCAAAAATTAAAACTTACAGATAAAGGAAATAAAATGGCGCTTAATGTGATACGGAAACATCGCCTTTGGGAATCGCTACTCTTTAAAATGTTTGATATGTCTTTGCATGACATTCACCGTGAAGCAGAATTATTGGAGCATCAAACCTCCGACTTGCTTGCCAATAAGATGAGTGAGTATCTAGGCAATCCTCAATTTGATCCCCACGGAGATCCTATTCCTGATGAAAACGGCATCATAACCACCACAGATACCTCCATAACCCTTTCTAAAGCTATAGAAGGCAAAACATATATTATTTCTCGTCTAATGAGTGATGATAAAGAGTTTTTTGATTTCTGTGCGCAGCATGGTTTAAAATATGGTAATGCTATCGCCGTGTCCAAACAATTCATAAATAATAAAATGACTCAAATTATCGTAAATAACAATACCATATTACTTAACGAAGATTTTTCTACCATAATTTACGTGAATGAAAACTAA
- a CDS encoding ABC transporter permease gives MRILNLLKISFKAIILNKVRALLTMLGVIIGVASVIAMLAIGEGSKQSIKTQISNMGSNMITIRPYAEQKGGVRLDRSEMQSLTLDDYEKIASESSLLTYVSPQVDGSGQVINGAENWPSSIYGVNPDYLSIKVWEIENGSMFTNAEVSSAAKVAVIGQTVVENVFTNGENPVGKMIRFNNIPFMVIGVLAEKGENTFGQDQDDVVLAPYTTVQKRILAIDYLQSIIASAVSEDQSADAVAEVTKIMDEAHGLQKGGIADYEVSSMEELISTFSATSEMLTVLLVAIASISLLIGGIGIMNIMYVSVKERTREIGLRLAVGAKGADILMQFLIEAILISITGGIIGVVLGLSTTFIIETVLHWPTSVTASSIIISFAVCAVTGIFFGWYPARKAAALDPIAAMRYE, from the coding sequence ATGAGAATTCTAAATTTATTAAAAATATCATTCAAAGCTATTATCTTAAATAAGGTAAGGGCTTTGCTGACCATGTTAGGGGTTATTATTGGTGTGGCTTCAGTGATTGCCATGTTGGCCATTGGTGAAGGCTCTAAACAGAGTATTAAAACGCAAATATCTAATATGGGATCTAATATGATTACCATAAGACCTTATGCAGAACAGAAAGGAGGAGTACGTTTAGACCGCAGTGAAATGCAATCGCTTACGCTTGATGATTATGAGAAAATAGCATCAGAATCCAGTTTACTTACCTATGTTTCTCCGCAAGTAGATGGTAGCGGACAAGTGATTAATGGCGCAGAGAACTGGCCTTCTAGTATTTATGGGGTGAATCCGGACTATCTGTCGATCAAAGTGTGGGAAATAGAAAATGGAAGTATGTTTACCAATGCTGAGGTTTCTTCGGCAGCAAAGGTTGCTGTTATTGGGCAAACGGTCGTAGAGAATGTATTTACGAATGGAGAAAATCCGGTAGGGAAGATGATTCGCTTTAACAATATCCCCTTTATGGTGATTGGCGTATTGGCTGAAAAGGGAGAAAATACTTTTGGTCAAGATCAAGATGATGTGGTTCTTGCTCCGTATACTACGGTGCAAAAACGTATTTTAGCGATAGACTATTTACAATCTATAATTGCTTCTGCCGTCAGTGAAGATCAATCTGCAGATGCCGTAGCTGAGGTCACTAAAATTATGGATGAAGCACATGGTTTGCAAAAAGGAGGCATTGCAGATTATGAAGTAAGTTCTATGGAAGAATTAATTTCTACTTTTAGTGCTACCAGTGAGATGCTAACGGTATTGTTAGTAGCTATTGCAAGTATCTCCTTATTAATTGGAGGTATTGGGATCATGAACATTATGTATGTTTCTGTAAAAGAACGCACCAGGGAGATTGGCTTGCGATTGGCAGTAGGTGCAAAAGGAGCCGATATCTTGATGCAATTTCTAATCGAAGCGATATTAATTAGTATTACAGGTGGAATTATTGGGGTAGTTTTAGGACTAAGCACTACTTTTATCATTGAAACAGTATTGCATTGGCCTACAAGTGTTACGGCATCGTCTATAATAATCTCTTTTGCGGTATGTGCCGTAACAGGTATATTCTTTGGATGGTACCCCGCACGTAAAGCAGCAGCCTTAGATCCTATAGCAGCAATGAGATATGAATAA
- a CDS encoding LytR/AlgR family response regulator transcription factor → MSVITCIIVDDEPMALNLVESYVSKTSFLQLKKKCSSALEALDYLNEEPVDLIFLDIQMPDLTGLEFSKMLPKNTRFILTTAFDQYALEGFKVEALDYLLKPFDYAEFLTAANKAKVWFDLSKKQTVPVSVVPELKEQPEKEFLFVKSEYKQLRIKLADVLYFEGLKDYIKIWIKDNPKAILTLMSLKSLQEELPEESFMRVHRSFIVSLKNIEVVERSQILINNQRITISEQYKSKFLDYINSNSLNL, encoded by the coding sequence ATGAGTGTAATTACCTGTATTATAGTAGATGATGAACCTATGGCACTAAATTTAGTGGAGTCCTATGTTTCAAAAACATCATTTTTACAACTTAAGAAAAAGTGTAGTAGTGCATTAGAAGCTTTAGACTACCTAAATGAAGAACCGGTAGATTTAATTTTCTTAGACATTCAAATGCCAGATTTAACGGGCTTAGAGTTTTCTAAAATGCTTCCTAAAAATACGCGGTTTATTCTTACTACAGCTTTTGATCAATATGCTTTAGAAGGGTTTAAGGTAGAAGCATTAGATTATTTATTAAAACCTTTTGATTATGCAGAGTTTTTAACTGCAGCAAATAAAGCGAAGGTCTGGTTTGATCTATCAAAAAAGCAAACGGTACCGGTATCAGTGGTGCCAGAATTAAAAGAGCAGCCAGAAAAAGAATTTCTTTTTGTGAAATCGGAATACAAACAGCTCCGTATAAAACTGGCCGATGTGTTGTATTTTGAGGGCTTAAAAGATTACATCAAAATTTGGATCAAAGACAATCCAAAAGCTATTTTGACATTGATGAGTTTAAAATCATTACAAGAAGAATTGCCCGAAGAAAGTTTTATGCGGGTACACCGTTCTTTTATTGTCTCGTTAAAGAATATTGAGGTTGTAGAGCGAAGTCAGATCCTCATAAATAACCAGCGTATTACCATTTCGGAGCAATATAAAAGTAAATTTTTAGACTATATAAATTCCAATTCTCTGAACCTATAA
- a CDS encoding efflux RND transporter periplasmic adaptor subunit — MKNNKTKKWIGATVVIALGLGSYFFFFAGTGNAEVQVLTVNATKGDVTTMVTATGTIEPVKQVDVGTQVSGVVEKIYVDYNSVVTEGQLIAELDKTTLQSTLIKQQANYNKSVNDRNYQKTIYDRQKVLYDNQVISKSDYDEALYNYEVAKNTVSETYSDYQNAKTNLSYANIYSPINGVVLSRDVDEGQTVAASYSTPTLFTIAKDLTEMQVEADVDEADIGQVKEGQRVSFTVDAYQGEEFEGTVTQVRLNPTTTSNVVTYTVVIKADNPDLKLKPGLTATISIYTVELKEVLTVAAKAVNFKPNQELMQAYELQKGITPTPRAQGRKAAPEEKPVVLWVNTNGNIKPQPVTLGVSDGVNVEIIEGVTANDVIVYQMKYASGATTGKASGDSESPFMPTKPPGGRGNR; from the coding sequence ATGAAAAATAATAAAACAAAAAAATGGATAGGAGCTACAGTTGTTATCGCGCTTGGTTTAGGAAGTTATTTCTTCTTTTTTGCTGGGACAGGTAACGCTGAAGTGCAGGTACTAACGGTAAATGCAACCAAGGGAGATGTTACGACAATGGTGACCGCTACAGGAACAATAGAACCCGTAAAACAAGTAGATGTGGGTACACAAGTATCTGGAGTGGTAGAAAAGATCTATGTAGATTATAATAGTGTGGTTACCGAAGGGCAACTTATTGCTGAATTGGATAAGACCACTTTACAATCTACATTAATCAAGCAACAGGCTAATTATAATAAATCGGTAAACGATAGAAATTATCAGAAGACTATTTATGACCGTCAGAAAGTATTGTACGACAATCAGGTAATTAGCAAATCTGATTATGATGAAGCCTTGTATAATTATGAGGTAGCTAAAAATACCGTTTCAGAAACTTATTCTGATTATCAGAATGCGAAAACAAACTTGAGTTACGCTAATATCTATTCCCCTATAAACGGAGTGGTATTGTCTAGAGACGTAGATGAAGGGCAAACGGTAGCAGCAAGTTATAGTACGCCTACCTTATTTACGATTGCCAAAGACTTAACAGAAATGCAAGTAGAAGCAGATGTAGATGAAGCAGATATAGGACAAGTAAAAGAGGGGCAGCGTGTAAGTTTTACAGTAGATGCGTATCAAGGTGAAGAGTTTGAGGGTACCGTTACTCAAGTCCGTCTTAACCCAACCACTACTTCCAATGTAGTGACCTATACGGTAGTTATTAAGGCAGACAATCCAGACTTAAAATTAAAGCCAGGCTTAACCGCTACAATTTCTATTTATACGGTAGAATTGAAAGAGGTACTTACGGTAGCGGCAAAGGCAGTTAATTTTAAACCGAATCAAGAATTGATGCAAGCGTATGAGCTGCAAAAAGGAATAACGCCTACACCACGTGCACAAGGTAGGAAAGCAGCTCCTGAAGAGAAGCCTGTAGTATTATGGGTGAATACCAATGGAAATATTAAGCCGCAGCCGGTTACCTTAGGCGTTAGTGACGGCGTAAATGTAGAGATCATAGAAGGTGTTACTGCAAATGATGTAATTGTATATCAAATGAAATATGCATCTGGGGCCACTACAGGAAAGGCAAGTGGAGATAGTGAGAGTCCGTTTATGCCTACAAAACCACCAGGAGGACGTGGAAATCGATAA
- a CDS encoding metal ABC transporter permease, with translation MSSSQIEIQLIASIVAIACAIPGTFLVLRKMAMISDAISHSILPGIVIGFFITQDLNSPLLIILAALTGILTVVLVEYIQKTGLVKEDTAIGLVFPILFSIGVILIAKNANDVHLDVDAVLLGELAFAPFDRMIIGGTDIGPKSLVIIGSILVLTIILLIAFFKELKISTFDAGLAASLGFSPTIIHYGLMTVSSVTTVGAFDAVGAILVVALMIAPAATAYLLTTDLKRMLLLAIVFGVTGAIAGYWLAHFLDASIAGSITTMLGIIFFLVYLFAPSKGVIAVIYRERQQRTEVSLLTFLLHLKNHQEEEERHVNHLNEHINWQKVRSKTVVELAQKNNMILIDNGVVSLTAKGEEFTSLAIDYIITNEDAKIEYMKDDFFLFRG, from the coding sequence ATGAGTAGCTCACAAATAGAAATTCAGCTTATTGCTAGTATTGTAGCCATTGCTTGTGCTATTCCAGGAACTTTTTTGGTATTGCGTAAAATGGCCATGATAAGTGATGCCATCAGCCACTCTATACTCCCAGGTATTGTTATTGGATTCTTTATCACGCAAGATTTAAATTCGCCCTTACTCATTATACTTGCCGCATTAACCGGAATACTAACCGTGGTACTCGTTGAATACATCCAGAAAACAGGCTTAGTAAAAGAAGATACGGCAATTGGGTTGGTCTTCCCTATTCTATTCAGTATTGGTGTTATTCTAATTGCTAAAAATGCAAACGATGTACATTTAGATGTAGATGCCGTTCTTCTAGGAGAATTGGCTTTTGCACCTTTTGATCGTATGATTATTGGGGGGACAGATATTGGCCCAAAATCACTGGTAATCATCGGTAGTATTCTAGTACTTACAATTATCCTTCTTATTGCTTTTTTTAAAGAATTAAAAATCAGCACTTTTGATGCTGGTTTAGCAGCTTCGTTAGGCTTTTCGCCTACCATAATCCATTACGGATTAATGACGGTTTCGTCAGTGACTACCGTTGGAGCTTTTGATGCCGTCGGGGCTATCTTGGTAGTTGCTTTGATGATTGCACCAGCTGCAACCGCCTATTTACTAACAACCGATTTAAAGCGTATGTTACTGTTGGCCATTGTTTTTGGGGTTACAGGAGCTATTGCTGGCTATTGGCTAGCCCATTTCCTAGATGCTTCCATTGCGGGTTCTATAACTACCATGTTAGGTATTATCTTCTTTTTAGTATACTTATTTGCCCCTAGCAAAGGGGTCATAGCGGTAATCTATCGGGAGCGGCAACAACGTACAGAAGTTTCCCTGCTTACCTTTTTATTGCATTTAAAAAATCACCAAGAGGAAGAAGAACGCCATGTTAATCACCTCAACGAACACATCAACTGGCAGAAAGTCCGTAGTAAGACAGTTGTAGAACTTGCACAAAAAAATAATATGATTCTTATTGATAATGGGGTAGTTTCCTTAACAGCAAAAGGAGAAGAATTTACGTCTCTTGCTATTGATTATATTATTACGAATGAGGATGCTAAAATTGAGTATATGAAGGATGATTTCTTTCTATTTAGGGGGTAA
- a CDS encoding metal ABC transporter solute-binding protein, Zn/Mn family — protein MKKYLIITLCTLAIISCKSEKKDNGKINVVTTTSMITDLVKNIGGDYINLQGLMGSGVDPHLYKASEGDVSKLSEADIIFYNGLHLEGKLVEVFEKMAHQNKKTIALSDALDENTLIGSEFFASNYDPHIWFNVDYWKEATKYVVKQLSEALPEHQAVFKANGEAYLNKLEALKTRLNKIIQTLPEDQRVLVTAHDAFNYFGKSFGFEVVGLQGLSTATEAGVQDVQKMSDFIIDRKVKAIFIESSVPRRTIEAVKAAVNAKNHDVEIGGSLYSDALGNPDSIEGTYIGMFEYNVNTIVNALK, from the coding sequence ATGAAAAAATACCTCATAATTACGCTTTGTACTCTTGCTATTATAAGTTGTAAATCAGAAAAGAAAGATAACGGAAAAATAAATGTGGTTACCACCACCTCTATGATTACAGATTTGGTGAAAAATATTGGCGGAGATTACATTAACCTCCAAGGCCTAATGGGCAGCGGCGTAGATCCGCATCTCTATAAAGCTAGTGAAGGCGATGTTTCTAAACTATCAGAAGCAGATATAATTTTTTATAACGGCTTACATTTAGAAGGTAAACTGGTAGAAGTGTTTGAGAAAATGGCGCATCAAAATAAAAAAACCATCGCCCTATCAGATGCACTGGACGAAAACACCTTAATTGGTTCAGAATTCTTTGCCTCTAATTATGATCCCCATATTTGGTTTAATGTAGACTACTGGAAAGAAGCCACCAAGTATGTCGTGAAGCAATTATCTGAAGCGCTTCCAGAGCATCAGGCTGTTTTTAAAGCCAATGGAGAAGCGTATTTAAATAAACTTGAAGCACTAAAAACAAGACTGAATAAAATTATCCAAACCCTACCCGAAGACCAACGTGTTTTGGTAACGGCTCATGATGCTTTTAATTATTTTGGTAAATCTTTTGGCTTTGAAGTGGTTGGCTTACAAGGACTTTCTACGGCTACAGAAGCGGGTGTTCAAGATGTTCAAAAAATGTCAGATTTTATTATTGACCGAAAAGTAAAAGCTATCTTTATAGAAAGTTCTGTGCCTAGACGTACCATTGAGGCAGTAAAAGCTGCGGTAAATGCTAAAAACCACGATGTGGAAATTGGCGGTTCATTATATTCAGATGCACTGGGAAATCCTGATTCTATTGAAGGCACCTACATCGGTATGTTCGAGTATAATGTAAATACAATTGTAAACGCATTAAAATAA